The following are encoded in a window of Flavobacterium psychrotrophum genomic DNA:
- a CDS encoding T9SS type A sorting domain-containing protein translates to MKTLLLCILLTTISTVAQQPAITWQKSLGGTQYDGLNDINPTPDGGYIICGYTTGVDGQTVETFGGNDGWLTKLDANKNVVWQKAYGGNKNDQSSKVLPTPDGGYVFTGFSYSDQGTFAAAHGNADMWVVKTDASGNVLWQRLLGGNEQDIAMGIALAPDGGYVLTGQTYSNNGDVAQNLGASDCIVLKLDEQGNTIWTKLFGGNNLDYPNSVSNTADGGYIIGGHLGSADSNAQGLHYDPDYGMAEAWAIKIDGSGNLQWERAYGSIKGEQAYTIKQTSDGGYIMGAITDLEPDTQNGDIASAYGNSDFWIVKLNATGNIVWEKTLGGTMGDHYADIVATTDGFIAVGSSTSEDTNVSANYGETDIWMVKVSSNGQLVWEKNFGGILSDRAERIFIDNQGTIIVGANTESRNFDVAQNFGRSDIWLFSVNDPTLISGTYGFSQPTLYPNPASEYIYLNNISQPLSNYSITDNSGRIVLKGNSVNKIDVSSLASGIYQIQTGNTTGLKFIKN, encoded by the coding sequence ATGAAAACACTACTACTCTGCATACTTCTCACTACTATTTCTACCGTTGCACAACAGCCTGCCATTACCTGGCAAAAATCTCTTGGCGGCACACAATACGACGGGCTAAATGATATAAACCCAACGCCCGATGGCGGGTATATTATTTGTGGATACACAACTGGCGTTGACGGACAGACCGTTGAAACCTTTGGTGGGAATGATGGATGGCTAACCAAGCTGGATGCCAACAAAAACGTAGTATGGCAAAAAGCATATGGCGGCAATAAAAACGACCAGTCTTCTAAAGTACTCCCCACGCCAGATGGCGGCTATGTTTTTACAGGATTTTCTTACTCAGACCAGGGCACGTTTGCAGCAGCCCACGGCAATGCAGATATGTGGGTAGTTAAAACCGATGCCTCGGGCAATGTGCTTTGGCAAAGGCTTTTGGGCGGAAACGAACAGGATATAGCAATGGGCATTGCCCTGGCTCCCGACGGCGGCTATGTGCTTACAGGCCAAACCTATTCTAACAATGGCGACGTTGCCCAAAACCTTGGCGCATCAGACTGTATTGTGTTAAAACTTGACGAACAGGGAAATACAATATGGACTAAATTATTTGGCGGTAATAACCTTGATTATCCTAATAGTGTGAGCAATACCGCTGACGGAGGATATATTATCGGCGGGCATCTTGGCTCTGCCGATAGTAATGCCCAAGGCCTGCATTACGACCCCGACTATGGCATGGCCGAAGCATGGGCCATAAAAATTGATGGCAGTGGCAACCTACAATGGGAACGGGCTTACGGAAGTATTAAAGGTGAGCAGGCTTACACCATAAAACAAACATCTGACGGAGGTTACATAATGGGTGCCATTACAGACCTTGAGCCTGATACCCAAAATGGCGATATAGCATCGGCATACGGAAACAGCGATTTCTGGATCGTGAAGCTTAATGCAACCGGTAACATTGTATGGGAAAAAACACTGGGAGGCACCATGGGCGATCATTACGCAGATATTGTAGCAACCACAGATGGTTTTATTGCTGTAGGCTCTTCAACGTCAGAAGATACAAACGTTAGTGCGAACTATGGTGAGACCGATATCTGGATGGTAAAAGTAAGCAGCAACGGGCAGTTAGTCTGGGAGAAAAACTTTGGTGGTATATTGTCTGACCGTGCAGAAAGAATTTTTATTGATAATCAGGGAACTATCATTGTTGGAGCCAATACAGAATCGCGTAATTTTGATGTTGCCCAAAACTTTGGGCGCAGCGATATATGGCTTTTTAGTGTCAACGATCCTACCTTGATATCAGGTACTTACGGGTTTTCTCAACCTACCCTCTACCCTAACCCGGCTTCAGAATACATTTACCTAAACAATATTTCTCAACCCTTGTCCAACTATAGCATTACAGATAATTCAGGACGTATAGTACTAAAAGGCAATAGTGTAAATAAGATAGATGTCAGCTCTTTAGCATCAGGCATTTACCAGATACAAACGGGAAATACAACGGGTTTAAAATTCATTAAGAACTGA
- a CDS encoding helix-turn-helix domain-containing protein: MQNFSPAAEYALRFINQTNKCIFLTGKAGTGKTTLLKEIIRTTHKNVVVVAPTGIAALNAGGVTIHSMFQLPFAGFLPTVDQAPQASESVRFENKVSLRRHFTMRAEKKNVLLNMELLVIDEVSMLRADLLDAMDFMLRSVRQRNTPFGGVQVLFIGDLLQLPPVVRNEEWSVLQHFYRGKFFFHSHVVQENAPVYIELDKIYRQTDDRFIGVLNNLRNNIITNDDLKVLNEFVKTDFELKDHPGYITLTTHNNKADAMNATALTDLKGKEYIYMPDIVGDFPEKIYPVEQSLRLKVNAQVMFIKNDLSPEKRYFNGKIGIIKSLTKDEVVVEFEDKETITVDKYEWENVRYTVDPNTKEVIEEVLGTFVHYPLRLAWAITVHKSQGLTFDKAVLDVSHVFMPGQAYVALSRLRSLEGLILLSPMRMNGISNDEDVMEYAQGKAGEDELANSLEQETLNFAANFLKNSFNWTTLARQWQGHKHSYLHEGEKTVKAPHRQWAAQQEDRIHMLIGAAGKFVLQLEKLFADRPADIQHIKERVYAAVGYFFPVMDNIATSLYSKIEEVKRTKRAKAFYDELSEIEELQTNAVLKMLRAKKLVDVLAAGETINKETLSTQEIQSYKADKIEAIMVIMRNNPTTIIEEEPEEYEDRYAPKKKKEPKKSTLLETLELHQQNMTVKEIAAHRKLTETTVQSHLAGLVQSGKIAIEDLLPQDKIAELAEAFEGYTEDALGPLKEKYGDKFTYGELRIYKATLS; encoded by the coding sequence ATGCAAAACTTTTCGCCCGCGGCAGAATATGCGCTGCGTTTTATAAACCAAACCAACAAGTGTATTTTTCTTACCGGTAAAGCCGGTACAGGAAAAACCACACTGCTTAAAGAGATTATCCGTACCACGCATAAAAATGTTGTGGTTGTAGCTCCTACGGGTATTGCTGCGCTTAATGCGGGCGGCGTTACCATACACAGTATGTTTCAGCTGCCGTTTGCCGGTTTTTTGCCTACGGTAGACCAGGCTCCGCAAGCATCTGAAAGTGTGAGGTTTGAAAATAAAGTTAGCCTGCGCCGTCATTTTACCATGCGTGCCGAAAAGAAAAATGTGCTGCTTAATATGGAATTGCTGGTTATAGACGAGGTTAGTATGCTGCGTGCAGATTTGCTCGATGCCATGGATTTTATGCTGCGCAGTGTACGCCAGCGCAATACCCCCTTTGGTGGTGTACAGGTATTGTTTATTGGCGATTTGCTACAACTTCCGCCCGTAGTGCGCAATGAAGAATGGAGTGTTTTACAGCATTTTTATAGAGGTAAGTTCTTCTTTCACAGTCATGTAGTGCAAGAAAATGCGCCAGTGTATATTGAGCTTGATAAAATTTACAGGCAGACCGACGACCGCTTTATAGGGGTGCTTAACAATTTGAGGAACAATATAATAACCAATGATGACCTTAAGGTTTTGAACGAATTTGTAAAGACCGATTTCGAACTCAAAGACCATCCCGGTTACATAACCCTTACCACCCACAACAATAAGGCCGATGCCATGAATGCTACGGCACTGACCGACCTGAAAGGGAAGGAATATATCTATATGCCGGATATTGTAGGCGATTTTCCGGAGAAGATCTATCCCGTGGAACAATCGTTACGCCTGAAAGTTAATGCCCAGGTAATGTTTATCAAAAACGACCTTTCGCCGGAGAAGCGTTATTTTAACGGGAAGATAGGTATTATAAAATCGCTTACTAAAGACGAGGTTGTAGTAGAGTTTGAAGATAAAGAAACCATAACGGTAGACAAGTACGAATGGGAAAACGTGCGCTATACCGTAGACCCAAATACTAAAGAAGTAATAGAAGAAGTTTTGGGCACGTTTGTGCATTATCCGTTGCGTTTGGCATGGGCCATAACGGTGCACAAGAGCCAGGGATTAACATTTGATAAAGCTGTGCTCGACGTATCGCACGTTTTTATGCCGGGACAGGCATATGTTGCTTTAAGCCGTTTGCGTTCGTTAGAGGGGCTTATTTTGCTTTCTCCGATGCGTATGAATGGTATTAGTAATGATGAAGACGTAATGGAGTATGCCCAGGGCAAGGCAGGAGAAGATGAATTGGCCAACTCGCTGGAACAGGAAACCCTGAACTTTGCTGCTAACTTTCTAAAAAATAGCTTTAACTGGACAACACTTGCCAGGCAATGGCAGGGGCACAAGCACAGTTACCTGCACGAAGGTGAAAAAACGGTTAAAGCGCCGCACCGCCAGTGGGCAGCCCAGCAGGAAGACCGCATTCATATGCTAATAGGTGCGGCGGGTAAATTTGTTTTGCAGCTCGAAAAGCTTTTTGCAGACCGCCCGGCAGATATTCAGCATATTAAAGAACGGGTATATGCCGCCGTAGGTTACTTTTTTCCGGTTATGGATAACATTGCAACAAGCCTGTACAGCAAAATAGAGGAGGTAAAGCGCACAAAGCGCGCCAAGGCTTTTTATGACGAACTCTCTGAGATTGAAGAGTTGCAGACCAATGCTGTATTAAAAATGCTTCGGGCTAAAAAGCTCGTTGATGTACTGGCTGCGGGTGAAACCATTAATAAAGAAACGCTGTCTACTCAGGAAATACAATCGTATAAGGCAGATAAGATTGAAGCTATAATGGTAATTATGCGTAATAACCCTACCACAATTATTGAAGAAGAACCGGAGGAATATGAAGACCGCTATGCTCCTAAAAAGAAAAAAGAGCCGAAAAAGTCGACTCTTTTAGAAACCTTGGAGCTGCATCAGCAGAATATGACGGTTAAAGAAATAGCAGCACACCGCAAGCTTACCGAAACTACTGTGCAAAGCCACCTTGCAGGGCTTGTGCAAAGCGGAAAAATTGCAATTGAAGACCTGTTGCCACAGGATAAGATAGCCGAACTTGCCGAGGCGTTTGAGGGTTATACCGAAGATGCCCTGGGACCGCTTAAAGAAAAGTATGGTGATAAATTTACCTACGGCGAATTAAGGATATACAAGGCAACGCTTTCGTAA
- a CDS encoding OmpH family outer membrane protein, protein MKKSLLILGAALALVSCNKEGAATASGFKTAYVDTSKLVEESQELKDLEDKAKVKEEELGRELQNDARQLQLDAASFQKEAAVKGEQWAQLRGQDLQKRNQELTVKQQTIQQEFAKEFGVKRDTIVSQMKRVIKEYGKKNGYDYVYGTGDAASILYAKDSYDITKEILSQVNSKYKGAAKEDTTTAKAEEAKEEKK, encoded by the coding sequence ATGAAAAAATCACTTTTAATACTGGGCGCTGCCCTTGCATTAGTTTCATGTAACAAAGAAGGTGCTGCAACCGCTTCAGGTTTTAAAACTGCTTATGTAGATACTTCTAAACTTGTAGAAGAATCTCAGGAGCTAAAAGATCTTGAAGATAAAGCAAAAGTTAAAGAAGAAGAGCTGGGACGTGAACTTCAAAATGACGCAAGGCAGTTACAGCTGGATGCTGCAAGCTTTCAGAAAGAAGCAGCAGTTAAAGGTGAGCAATGGGCACAGCTACGTGGCCAGGATCTTCAAAAAAGAAACCAGGAGCTTACTGTTAAGCAACAAACAATTCAGCAGGAATTTGCTAAAGAATTTGGCGTTAAACGCGATACTATTGTAAGCCAGATGAAGCGTGTAATTAAAGAATATGGCAAGAAAAATGGCTATGACTATGTATATGGTACTGGCGATGCTGCAAGTATTCTTTATGCTAAAGACAGCTATGATATTACAAAAGAGATACTTAGCCAGGTAAATTCTAAATACAAAGGTGCTGCTAAAGAAGATACTACTACTGCTAAAGCGGAAGAAGCTAAAGAAGAAAAGAAATAA
- a CDS encoding class I SAM-dependent methyltransferase codes for MDFKDHNVYITVKDHSVSGETFELLLDKDLELLKTHPQPAPADLGRYYESEDYISHTDGKRSLFEKLYHTVKQKALRDKISLIQKFKPSKGELLDIGAGTGDFLVVAKNASWNITGVEPSEKARGIAIGKGISFASQLSDVPSHSKDVITMWHVLEHVPDVEQQITELKRILKPDGVIIVAVPNYKSYDAQYYGKFWAAYDVPRHLWHFSKTAIKKLFGLQGIDLIEVLPMKFDSFYVSLLSEKYKTGKMNFVGGFYRGLVSNVKAGKNFDYSSHIYVLKNTKN; via the coding sequence ATGGATTTTAAAGACCACAACGTTTACATTACAGTAAAAGACCATTCTGTTTCCGGAGAAACTTTTGAGCTGTTGCTCGACAAAGACCTGGAACTCCTTAAAACGCATCCACAGCCCGCACCGGCAGATTTGGGCAGGTATTATGAAAGCGAAGATTATATTTCACATACCGATGGTAAGCGCTCGCTTTTTGAGAAATTATACCACACGGTAAAACAAAAGGCATTGCGCGATAAAATTTCGCTAATACAAAAGTTTAAACCCTCTAAAGGCGAATTGCTGGATATTGGTGCCGGAACCGGAGATTTTTTAGTTGTAGCAAAAAATGCAAGTTGGAATATTACGGGTGTAGAACCAAGTGAAAAGGCAAGGGGTATAGCTATAGGTAAAGGTATAAGCTTTGCATCGCAATTATCAGATGTACCATCGCACAGTAAAGATGTTATTACCATGTGGCATGTATTAGAGCACGTGCCCGACGTAGAGCAGCAGATTACAGAATTAAAGCGTATCCTTAAGCCGGATGGCGTTATTATAGTTGCAGTGCCAAACTACAAATCATACGATGCCCAATACTACGGAAAGTTTTGGGCAGCTTATGATGTGCCAAGGCACCTTTGGCATTTTAGTAAAACAGCTATCAAAAAACTTTTTGGGTTGCAGGGTATAGATTTGATAGAAGTACTGCCAATGAAATTTGACAGCTTTTATGTAAGCTTACTTTCGGAAAAGTATAAAACCGGGAAAATGAATTTTGTGGGCGGTTTTTATCGCGGATTGGTATCAAATGTCAAAGCAGGCAAAAATTTTGACTATTCGTCGCATATTTATGTGCTAAAGAATACTAAAAACTAA
- the mnmG gene encoding tRNA uridine-5-carboxymethylaminomethyl(34) synthesis enzyme MnmG, which produces MFQEEYDVIVVGAGHAGSEAAAAAANMGCSTLLVTMSLQNIAQMSCNPAMGGIAKGQIVREIDALGGYSGIVTDKTAIQFKMLNKSKGPAMWSPRAQSDRMRFAEEWRLMLERTPNLDFYQEMVKGIIIENGVVKGIRTSLGVEIKGKTVVLTNGTFLNGLIHIGEKQFGGGRAGESAAYGITEDLVKAGFMSGRMKTGTPPRVDGRSLDYSKMIEQPGDINPEKFSYMDITQPLKEQRSCYMTYTSQLVHDVLKEGFDRSPMFNGRIKSLGPRYCPSIEDKINRFADKDSHQLFVEPEGWNTIEVYVNGFSTSLPEDIQFKALRSVVGFEKVKFLRPGYAIEYDYFPPTQLKHTLETKLVDGLYFAGQINGTTGYEEAASQGLMAGINAALKVQDKDPFVLKRNEAYIGVLIDDLITKGTEEPYRMFTSRAEYRTLLRQDNADFRLTPLSYEIGLAKEDRLRRMEKKRDASDAFVNFFRETSVTVAEANPILEAKESSPIVQADKMFKVFSRPQLDLEDILKFEKVQEYIAEHNLDREVIEQAEIQVKYSGYIEKEKNNADKLNRLEDVKIPENFDYDKIKSLSFEAKEKMKKIKPVTISQASRISGVTPSDISVLLIHMGR; this is translated from the coding sequence ATGTTTCAGGAAGAATATGATGTAATTGTAGTGGGTGCTGGGCACGCCGGCAGCGAAGCTGCGGCGGCAGCAGCAAATATGGGATGCAGCACATTGCTGGTTACCATGAGCCTTCAAAACATAGCCCAAATGTCGTGCAACCCTGCAATGGGTGGTATAGCAAAGGGGCAAATTGTACGCGAAATTGATGCACTTGGAGGATATTCCGGGATTGTTACAGACAAGACCGCTATCCAGTTCAAGATGCTTAACAAGAGTAAAGGGCCTGCGATGTGGAGCCCGCGTGCACAAAGCGACCGTATGCGTTTTGCTGAAGAGTGGAGGCTGATGCTGGAGCGTACCCCGAATCTTGACTTTTACCAGGAAATGGTTAAAGGAATCATCATCGAAAATGGTGTTGTAAAAGGGATACGTACATCGTTGGGTGTAGAAATAAAAGGTAAAACCGTAGTGCTTACAAATGGCACATTCCTGAATGGATTGATCCATATTGGGGAGAAACAATTTGGTGGTGGCAGGGCAGGAGAGAGTGCTGCTTACGGCATTACCGAAGACCTGGTTAAAGCAGGTTTTATGTCGGGCAGAATGAAAACAGGTACACCTCCTCGTGTAGACGGACGATCGCTTGATTATAGTAAAATGATAGAACAGCCCGGTGATATTAACCCTGAAAAGTTCTCGTACATGGATATAACGCAGCCCTTAAAAGAACAGCGTTCTTGCTATATGACCTACACCAGTCAGCTGGTGCACGATGTACTTAAAGAGGGTTTTGACCGTTCACCTATGTTTAATGGGCGCATCAAAAGCCTTGGGCCGCGCTACTGTCCGTCGATAGAAGATAAGATAAACCGTTTTGCAGATAAAGACAGCCACCAGTTGTTTGTAGAGCCAGAAGGATGGAATACCATCGAAGTTTACGTTAATGGCTTTAGTACCTCCCTTCCGGAGGATATTCAGTTTAAGGCATTGCGCAGTGTGGTAGGTTTTGAGAAGGTGAAATTCCTTCGTCCGGGATATGCTATCGAGTACGATTATTTCCCGCCAACACAGCTTAAGCATACGCTTGAAACTAAACTTGTAGACGGTTTGTATTTCGCAGGACAAATAAACGGCACTACAGGTTATGAAGAGGCGGCATCGCAAGGCTTAATGGCCGGTATCAATGCTGCGCTTAAAGTGCAGGATAAAGATCCGTTTGTACTAAAACGCAACGAAGCCTACATAGGTGTGCTTATAGACGACCTTATTACAAAAGGTACCGAAGAGCCCTACCGCATGTTTACCAGCCGTGCAGAATACCGTACACTATTACGTCAGGATAATGCAGACTTTAGGCTTACGCCACTTTCTTATGAAATAGGCCTTGCTAAAGAAGACCGCCTGCGCCGCATGGAAAAGAAGCGCGATGCGAGCGATGCCTTTGTAAACTTCTTCCGAGAAACGAGTGTAACCGTTGCAGAAGCTAATCCTATTCTTGAAGCTAAAGAATCGTCGCCAATTGTACAGGCCGATAAAATGTTTAAGGTATTCTCTCGTCCGCAACTGGATTTGGAAGATATTCTTAAATTCGAAAAAGTACAGGAATATATTGCCGAGCACAACCTGGATAGGGAAGTGATAGAGCAGGCAGAAATACAGGTTAAATATTCAGGCTACATCGAAAAGGAAAAAAACAATGCCGATAAACTAAACAGGCTCGAGGACGTAAAAATTCCTGAGAATTTTGATTATGATAAAATAAAGTCATTGTCTTTTGAGGCTAAAGAGAAGATGAAAAAAATTAAGCCCGTTACCATTTCGCAGGCATCGCGCATAAGCGGTGTAACGCCAAGCGATATTTCGGTGCTTTTAATACATATGGGCAGATAA